One segment of Carya illinoinensis cultivar Pawnee chromosome 1, C.illinoinensisPawnee_v1, whole genome shotgun sequence DNA contains the following:
- the LOC122319301 gene encoding sodium/hydrogen exchanger 2-like produces MAVDAGAFITRLGMVTTSDHSSVVSMNLFVALICACIVVGHLLEENRWMNESITALAIGLCTGIVILLTTGGKSSHLLVFSEDLFFIYLLPPIIFNAGFQVKKKQFFRNFMTIMLFGAIGTLISFAIISLGAIHFFQKMNIGSLKIGDFLAIGAIFSATDSVCTLQVLNQDETPLLYSLVFGESVVNDATSVVLFNAIQSFDLSHFSSSIALQFVGNFFYLFITSTLLGAFTGLLSAYMIKRLYFGRHSTDREVALMILMAYLSYMLAELFYLSAILTVFFCGIVMSHYTWHNVTESSRVTTKHAFATLSFGAEIFLFLYVGMDALDIEKWRFISDSPGKSVGVSSILLGLVLAGRAAFVFPLSFLLNLAKKSPHEKVNFNQQVTIWWAGLMRGAVSMALAYNQFTRSGHTQLLGNALMITSTITVVLFSTVVFGLITKPLVRILLPQSKQNASMIASEPSSPKSFTLPLLSNGHDLETDKGSQQVPRPTSLRMLLSTPSHTVHHYWRRFDNAFMRPVFGGRGFVPFVPGSPTEQEDVQWH; encoded by the exons ATGGCAGTGGACGCAGGCGCTTTCATCACGAGATTGGGGATGGTGACGACCTCTGATCACTCCTCAGTGGTCTCGATGAACCTTTTTGTCGCCCTTATTTGCGCTTGTATCGTCGTGGGCCACTTGCTGGAGGAGAACCGTTGGATGAACGAATCCATTACTGCACTCGCTATT GGCTTGTGTACCGGGATTGTTATTCTGCTCACCACAGGAGGAAAAAGCTCGCATTTATTAGTATTTAGTGaagatcttttctttatttatctTCTTCCGCCGATTATTTTCAATGCCGG GTTCCAAGTGAAGAAGAAACAATTTTTCCGCAATTTCATGACCATAATGTTGTTTGGTGCAATTGGTACTCTGATTTCCTTCGCCATCATATCATTAG GTGCTATACACTTCTTCCAGAAAATGAATATCGGTTCCCTCAAGATAGGAGATTTTCTTG CAATTGGAGCGATATTTTCTGCAACCGATTCTGTTTGCACCTTGCAG GTGCTTAATCAGGATGAGACACCTTTGCTATACAGCCTGGTCTTTGGGGAAAGCGTAGTAAATGATGCAACATCAGTGGTGCTCTTCAATGCAATCCAGAGCTTTGACCTGTCTCACTTTAGCTCAAGCATTGCTTTGCAGTTTGTTGGAaactttttttatctatttatcaCAAGCACCTTGCTCGGAGCTTTT ACTGGCCTGCTTAGTGCATATATGATTAAAAGGCTCTATTTTGGCAG GCACTCTACAGATCGTGAAGTTGCTCTTATGATACTTATGGCTTACCTTTCATATATGCTAGCTGAA CTATTTTATTTAAGTGCTATTCTCACAGTATTCTTTTGCGGAATTGTTATGTCTCACTACACATGGCATAATGTGACTGAAAGTTCAAGAGTGACTACAAA GCATGCTTTTGCCACATTGTCATTTGGTGCTGAGATCTTTCTATTCCTTTACGTTGGCATGGATGCGTTGGATATTGAGAAGTGGAGATTTATAAGTGATAG CCCTGGAAAATCAGTTGGGGTGAGCTCAATTCTGCTGGGACTGGTTTTGGCTGGAAGAGCGGCCTTTGTTTTCCCATTATCCTTCTTATTAAATCTGGCTAAGAAGTCTCCACATGAAAAAGTCAACTTCAATCAACAA GTTACAATTTGGTGGGCTGGTCTTATGCGTGGAGCTGTTTCTATGGCACTTGCTTACAATCAG TTTACAAGGTCAGGCCATACTCAATTGCTTGGGAATGCACTTATGATCACCAGTACTATTACGGTTGTTCTTTTCAGCACAGTG GTGTTTGGGTTGATTACTAAACCACTTGTGAGGATCTTGCTTCCTCAATCAAAACAGAACGCCAGCATGATTGCATCCGAGCCATCTTCTCCTAAATCCTTCACTTTGCCACTTCTAAGCAATGGACATGATTTGGAGACTGACAAGGGCAGCCAACAAGTGCCACGCCCAACCAGCCTACGGATGCTTCTCAGCACCCCTTCTCACACAGTCCACCATTATTGGCGGAGGTTCGATAATGCCTTCATGCGGCCTGTCTTTGGTGGGAGGGGTTTTGTACCCTTTGTTCCCGGCTCACCAACTGAACAAGAAGATGTTCAATGGCATTGA
- the LOC122319306 gene encoding vesicle-associated protein 2-2-like isoform X2 — MATELLEIQPQVLKFTFEVKKQSSCSIQLGNNSNQYVAFKVKTTSPKKYCVRPNTGIIKPKATYDFTVTMQAQRVAPPDMQCKDKFLIQSTVVPFGTTEEDLTSDTFSKDGSKYIEEKKLRVILISPPPSPVLLPCNGALKQDPSSETLVQRLLSGVENIPPPRKVAEDAKLIETAEELDELRAAECVDSRPSDDVEGLKSVKNVVELNITKDFEDMKSKLNTMDSKLREAELTITKLTEERNMTTVEKDTLKDELEMLRKNNVRRIQMGFPLFYVCMVALISVAVGYLIHP; from the exons ATGGCTACGGAGCTTTTGGAGATCCAGCCCCAAGTACTCAAATTTACTT ttgaGGTGAAGAAACAAAGTTCGTGCTCAATTCAACTTGGGAATAACTCCAATCAGTATGTTGCTTTCAAG GTAAAAACTACTTCTCCAAAGAAGTATTGTGTGCGACCGAATACTGGTATTATTAAGCCCAAAGCAACATATGATTTCACAG TTACTATGCAAGCTCAGCGTGTTGCTCCACCTGATATGCAATGCAAAGACAAGTTCCTGATTCAAAGTACAGTTGTCCCCTTTGGGACAACTGAAGAGGATCTTACCTCTGACACG TTTTCAAAAGATGGTAGCAAATATATTGAGGAGAAGAAACTAAGGGTGATCCTGATTAGTCCACCTCCTTCTCCAGTACTTTTACCATGTAATGGAGCCTTGAAGCAAGATCCATCTAGTGAAACTCTGGTGCAAAGACTGCTTAGTGGAGTTGAAAACATTCCTCCGCCTCGAAag GTTGCTGAGGATGCCAAGTTGATTGAAACTGCTGAGGAATTGGATGAGTTAAGAGCAGCCGAATGTGTGGACTCAAGACCTTCGGACGATGTGGAGGGGTTGAAATCAGTGAAGAATGTTGTTGAGTTGAATATCACCAAGGATTTTGAGGATATGAAATCAAAGCTTAATACTATGGATTCAAAACTCAGAGAG GCTGAACTTACAATTACAAAGCTGACAGAAGAGAGGAATATGACAACTGTAGAGAAGGATACACTTAAGGATGAATTG GAAATGTTGAGGAAGAACAATGTGAGAAGAATTCAGATGGGCTTCCCCTTATTTTATGTGTGTATGGTTGCTCTTATCAGTGTGGCAGTCGGATACCTTATTCATCCATAA
- the LOC122319332 gene encoding classical arabinogalactan protein 25-like, whose protein sequence is MASFWFHLLLIMAFMASPLLSLSSQFDSKASTISATPSFLASPLPPLSPFQELSPDIAPLLPSPGGVVPTSTGSSVPTIPSSPSPPNPDVLAAAGPDSAFSPLGSLPASSAAPKILVSYLNIAVFAGLAAYWSVQLLRRIQG, encoded by the coding sequence ATGGCCTCCTTTTGGTTTCATTTATTGCTCATCATGGCTTTCATGGCCTCCCCTTTGCTTTCTTTATCTTCTCAGTTTGATTCTAAAGCCTCCACTATCTCAGCTACACCATCGTTCCTGGCAAGCCCTCTTCCACCTCTATCTCCGTTCCAAGAATTGTCCCCAGACATTGCTCCACTTTTGCCTTCTCCTGGTGGTGTAGTGCCTACTTCAACTGGGTCTTCAGTGCCCACCATTCCTTCAAGCCCTAGCCCTCCGAATCCCGATGTGTTGGCTGCAGCTGGCCCTGACTCTGCGTTTTCTCCACTTGGGTCATTGCCGGCGTCTTCTGCGGCACCCAAAATCTTGGTTTCGTACTTAAACATAGCTGTCTTTGCAGGTTTAGCTGCATATTGGTCTGTGCAGCTGCTTAGGAGGATACAGGGCTAG
- the LOC122319306 gene encoding vesicle-associated protein 2-2-like isoform X3, giving the protein MQAQRVAPPDMQCKDKFLIQSTVVPFGTTEEDLTSDTFSKDGSKYIEEKKLRVILISPPPSPVLLPCNGALKQDPSSETLVQRLLSGVENIPPPRKVAEDAKLIETAEELDELRAAECVDSRPSDDVEGLKSVKNVVELNITKDFEDMKSKLNTMDSKLREAELTITKLTEERNMTTVEKDTLKDELMSELKQIAMVLGSSYNSFIQRLMNGKEMLRKNNVRRIQMGFPLFYVCMVALISVAVGYLIHP; this is encoded by the exons ATGCAAGCTCAGCGTGTTGCTCCACCTGATATGCAATGCAAAGACAAGTTCCTGATTCAAAGTACAGTTGTCCCCTTTGGGACAACTGAAGAGGATCTTACCTCTGACACG TTTTCAAAAGATGGTAGCAAATATATTGAGGAGAAGAAACTAAGGGTGATCCTGATTAGTCCACCTCCTTCTCCAGTACTTTTACCATGTAATGGAGCCTTGAAGCAAGATCCATCTAGTGAAACTCTGGTGCAAAGACTGCTTAGTGGAGTTGAAAACATTCCTCCGCCTCGAAag GTTGCTGAGGATGCCAAGTTGATTGAAACTGCTGAGGAATTGGATGAGTTAAGAGCAGCCGAATGTGTGGACTCAAGACCTTCGGACGATGTGGAGGGGTTGAAATCAGTGAAGAATGTTGTTGAGTTGAATATCACCAAGGATTTTGAGGATATGAAATCAAAGCTTAATACTATGGATTCAAAACTCAGAGAG GCTGAACTTACAATTACAAAGCTGACAGAAGAGAGGAATATGACAACTGTAGAGAAGGATACACTTAAGGATGAATTG ATGAGTGAATTGAAACAAATAGCCATGGTCCTAGGTTCAAGTTACAACTCTTTCATACAGAGATTAATGAATGGAAAG GAAATGTTGAGGAAGAACAATGTGAGAAGAATTCAGATGGGCTTCCCCTTATTTTATGTGTGTATGGTTGCTCTTATCAGTGTGGCAGTCGGATACCTTATTCATCCATAA
- the LOC122319325 gene encoding acyl carrier protein 1, chloroplastic-like — protein MASLTGTSISMTSFKASLAPGSRISNLKSVSLPVNRKSFTPLRLRPSRFRVSCAAKPETVEKVCEIVKKQLALPDGSAVNGESKFSALGADSLDTVEIVMGLEEEFGISVEEESAQSIATVQDAADLIEKLIENKGA, from the exons ATGGCGTCTCTTACAGGAACTTCGATTTCCATGACCTCGTTCAAGGCGAGCCTG GCACCCGGCAGCAGGATCTCTAATTTGAAATCAGTTTCCCTTCCTGTTAACAGGAAAAGCTTCACACCTCTTAGGTTGCGGCCATCACGATTTCGTGTTTCTTGTGCG GCCAAACCAGAGACAGTGGAGAAGGTGTGCGAAATAGTGAAGAAGCAGCTAGCTTTACCTGATGGTTCTGCAGTCAATGGAGAGTCAAAGTTTTCTGCCCTTGGAGCTGACTCTCTCGACACG GTTGAGATCGTGATGGGACTCGAGGAGGAGTTTGGGATCAGTGTGGAAGAAGAAAGTGCCCAGAGCATTGCGACGGTTCAAGATGCAGCAGATCTGATCGAGAAGCTCATTGAGAATAAGGGCGCTTAA
- the LOC122319343 gene encoding serine/threonine-protein kinase RUNKEL: protein MNHYHIYQAIGRGKYSAVYKGRKKKTIEYFAIKSVEKSQKNKVLQEVRILHSMDHPNVLKFYSWYETSAHLWLVLEYCVGGDLMALLRQDGQLPEDSIHDLARDLVKALQFLHCKGIIYCDLKPSNILLDENGRTKLCDFGLARKLSDISKTPSSSLPQAKRGTPFYMAPELFDDEGVHSYASDFWALGCVLYECYVGRPPFVEKEFTQLVKSILSDPTPSLPGNPSRPFVNLINSLLVKDPAERIQWPELCGHAFWRTKFSPVPLPPQPAFDNMIELYTKPCLSERNGDKSLPNKTPPKYREKDVKGALKHDENSVLGSRGCETPMKGTPSGRRAQTKAHGRVVDEKQKDRPSATRGVNLLRLSRIAKSNLHRENEKENYRRPLPNSSENDSEVKIENTDMELDFNENTEDDAQDESDNTACAPEDKFSSQDQSQGKVEEIENKTQQYDSPFVAIMPVADKPKTLDQDSSSEHIEVDAPLSSVSPQLKIQRVKEGSGSVLDSDSTKLCNNISQVLWHPSDLSVRPVMPSRKADKLSEVITSLPFEALQPSDFVKMPKEKLDALNNKIIAIVNGNTSVGEKQNVIRYLEMLSSNADAANILTNGPIMLLLIKMLRQSKVSALRVQLASLIGLLIRHSTFIEDNLANSGILGSLTDGLRDKQEKVRRFSMAALGELLFYISTQNDHSRDINPPESPSKDNKPTSGWQVPNSLISLVSSILRKGEDDVTQLYALRTIENISSQGGHWAARFTSQDVISNLSYIYRAGGKQESLRLAAGSCLVRMVRFSPSSIQLILEKLSFKEIVSALVKGSPREQQISLNLLNMAVLGTQMFTNIGRYLVHLVEDKNLVPGLLSLIEQGSEVLKGKSLALVALLCKNGRRWLPHFLCNARLLSAVDRLAKEKDNFVRECLDAFVNVVASTIPGLLDIITGDIQQMMGGRRHGHISTLSSRAAPKTNVHIFPVVLHLLGSLSFKHKVVSHQVLQQLASLIKLVETPFQGRDDFQITLLRVLESVTEESRIILENPIVIIREILPSLAVLYKGNKDGDARFLCLKLLFDVMVIFLTEPFDDEQRSEDFKSIANTYFLPLYPALIEDEDPIPMYAQKLLMMFIEFNYIKISDILHPKTISQCFQFLLGDLSSANVNNVKLCLALASAPEMESKLLSQLKVVRRIGNLLEFAYAKGMEDFLEPTLGLCRAFLLRSITSRKGIIDAKEPDLLGDGCAETRGGIVDQQQCIRDIMDFGSNVGVLLELNGYHEANVADLASECMVLLLKAAPREATTGLLTNLPKLGAILESTHRGISHLFVLRMLHALGYSCRQYLSQAMILSISVPEISRIEAIVSELKSSGVPALATAASLVALELQRLPRCI, encoded by the exons TTTTGGAGTATTGCGTTGGAGGAGATCTCATGGCCTTATTACGGCAG GATGGTCAACTACCAGAGGATTCAATTCATGATCTGGCTCGTGACCTTGTCAAAGCCTTGCA GTTTTTACACTGCAAGGGAATTATTTATTGTGATTTGAAGCCATCAAACATCCTATTAGATGAAAATGGACGTACAAAG CTCTGTGATTTTGGGTTGGCTAGAAAATTGAGTGATATATCAAAAACTCCTTCTTCCTCG TTGCCGCAAGCAAAACGTGGGACGCCATTTTACATGGCTCCTGAGCTGTTTGACGATGAGGGTGTCCATTCATATGCATCTGATTTCTGGGCCCTTGGTTGTGTACTATATGAGTGTTATGTAGGGCGGCCTCCCTTTGTGGAAAAAGAATTTACTCAACTAGTAAAATCCATCCTCTCAGATCCAACTCCTTCTCTCCCGGGTAATCCAAGCCGTCCTTTTGTCAATCTAATTAATTCTTTGCTGGTCAAAGATCCAGCTGAAAGAATCCAATGGCCTGAGCTTTGTGGACATGCTTTTTGGAGAACCAAATTTTCTCCAGTGCCTTTACCTCCTCAGCCTGCTTTTGATAATATGATAGAACTATATACTAAACCATGTCTTTCAGAACGTAATGGTGATAAATCTCTTCCAAACAAGACCCCTCCTAAATATCgtgaaaaagatgtgaaagggGCTCTGAAGCATGATGAGAATTCTGTTTTAGGATCAAGAGGCTGTGAGACACCGATGAAGGGTACACCAAGTGGCCGCAGAGCTCAAACCAAGGCTCATGGCAGAGTGGTTGATGAGAAGCAGAAAGATCGTCCTAGTGCTACTAGAGGTGTGAATCTTTTAAGACTTTCAAGAATAGCAAAGTCAAACTTACATAGGGAGAATGAGAAGGAAAACTATAGAAGGCCCTTGCCTAATAGCTCTGAGAATGATTCAGAAGTTAAAATTGAGAACACTGACATGGAACTTGATTTTAATGAGAACACTGAAGATGATGCACAAGATGAATCTGATAACACAGCTTGTGCGCCTGAAGACAAGTTTTCAAGTCAAGATCAGTCTCAGGGGAAAGTGGAAGAGattgaaaataaaacacaacaataTGATTCTCCATTTGTTGCTATTATGCCTGTGGCAGATAAGCCAAAAACACTGGATCAGGACTCATCTTCAGAGCATATTGAAGTGGATGCTCCCCTTTCCAGTGTCAGCCCGCAACTTAAAATCCAGAGAGTTAAGGAAGGTTCAGGATCAGTCCTTGACTCCGATTCTACAAAATTGTGTAATAATATTTCCCAGGTTCTTTGGCATCCATCTGATCTCTCAGTCAGACCTGTAATGCCAAGCAGAAAAGCTGATAAACTATCGGAGGTCATTACTTCACTGCCCTTTGAGGCCCTTCAGCCATCTGATTTTGTGAAGATGCCTAAAGAAAAGTTGGATGCCCTGAACAATAAGATTATAGCCATTGTTAATGGGAACACTAGTGTTGGGGAGAAGCAGAATGTCATTAGATACCTTGAGATGTTGAGCAGTAATGCTGATGCAGCCAACATCTTGACCAATGGGCCAATAATGCTCCTGCTTATTAAAATGCTCCGACAATCCAAGGTTTCAGCTTTGCGTGTACAACTTGCTTCACTAATAGGCTTGCTGATACGGCATTCAACTTTTATTGAAGACAATTTGGCAAACTCTGGAATTTTAGGTTCACTTACTGATGGCCTTAGAGACAAGCAAGAAAAAGTGAGGAGGTTTTCTATGGCTGCCTTAGGTGAGTTGCTATTCTATATATCTACTCAAAATGATCATTCTAGAGATATCAATCCACCAGAATCTCCTTCGAAGGACAACAAGCCCACATCTGGCTGGCAG GTTCCAAATTCATTGATTTCACTGGTGTCATCAATTTTACGAAAAGGTGAGGATGATGTAACTCAACTTTATGCGTTGAGGACAATTGAGAACATTTCCAGCCAGGGAGGGCACTGGGCAGCTCGTTTCACCAGCCAGGATGTGATTAGTAACCTGAGCTATATATACAGGGCTGGAGGGAAACAGGAGAGCTTGAGACTAGCAGCAGGATCGTGTTTAGTTCGCATGGTTCGCTTCAGTCCTTCCAGCATTCAGTTAATTCTTGAGAAACTTTCCTTTAAGGAGATAGTGTCTGCCCTTGTCAAGGGCAGTCCACGTGAGCAGCAAATCAGCTTAAACCTTTTAAACATGGCCGTGCTTGGAACCCAAATGTTCACCAATATTGGCCGATATCTTGTGCATCTTGTGGAGGATAAAAACCTTGTCCCAGGCCTTTTGTCTCTCATTGAGCAGGGAAGTGAAGTTTTGAAGGGAAAGTCTCTTGCATTAGTGGCTCTCCTTTGTAAGAATGGTAGGAGATGGCTGCCTCACTTTCTGTGTAATGCTAGGTTACTTTCTGCAGTGGACAGACTAGCAAAAGAGAAGGACAACTTTGTGCGGGAGTGTTTGGATGCATTTGTTAATGTTGTGGCATCCACTATACCAGGTTTACTGGATATTATAACTGGAGATATTCAGCAAATGATGGGAGGAAGGCGCCATGGGCATATCTCTACCCTTAGCAGTCGAGCTGCTCCGAAGACTAATGTTCATATATTTCCTGttgttcttcatcttcttggaaGCTTGTCTTTTAAGCACAAGGTGGTGAGCCATCAGGTGCTGCAGCAGTTGGCAAGCTTAATCAAACTTGTGGAGACCCCATTTCAG GGCAGGGATGACTTCCAAATAACCCTTCTTCGAGTGCTTGAGTCTGTGACAGAAGAGTCCCGCATAATTCTTGAAAATCCTATTGTTATCATACGTGAAATACTTCCTAGCTTGGCCGTTCTGTATAAGGGAAACAAGGATGGTGATGCCAGATTTTTGTGCCTGAAACTTTTGTTTGATGTGATGGTCATTTTTTTAACCGAACCATTTGATGATGAGCAAAGATCAGAGGATTTTAAGTCCATAGCTAATACATATTTCCTCCCTCTGTACCCTGCCTTGATTGAAGATGAAGATCCCATTCCAATGTATGCGCAGAAGCTTCTTATGATGTTCATCGAGTTTAACTACATTAAAATTTCAGACATTCTACATCCGAAGACAATCTCACAATGCTTTCAGTTTTTGCTCGGTGATCTCTCTAGTGCAAATGTAAACAATGTTAAGTTGTGTCTTGCTCTCGCATCTGCTCCTGAAATGGAATCCAAGTTACTTTCTCAACTAAAAGTAGTCAGGAGGATTGGAAACCTCTTGGAATTTGCTTATGCAAAGGGTATGGAAGATTTTCTTGAACCGACTCTTGGCCTGTGTAGGGCTTTTCTTCTACGTTCCATCACTAGCAGAAAAGGAATCATCGACGCAAAAGAACCAGATCTTTTAGGTGATGGTTGTGCTGAGACAAGAGGCGGTATAGTTGATCAGCAGCAATGCATAAGAGATATAATGGACTTTGGTAGCAATGTTGGAGTCTTGCTGGAGTTAAATGGGTACCATGAAGCAAATGTCGCAGATCTAGCTTCGGAATGTATGGTATTGTTGCTTAAGGCAGCTCCAAGGGAAGCCACCACTGGTCTTCTGACTAATCTTCCGAAGCTCGGTGCGATTCTTGAGTCCACACACAGGGGCATCTCTCACTTATTTGTGCTGCGGATGCTGCATGCTCTTGGCTATTCTTGTAGGCAATATCTGTCACAAGCAATGATACTATCCATATCTGTACCTGAGATCTCAAGGATTGAAGCTATTGTTTCCGAGCTTAAAAGTTCAGGTGTGCCTGCCTTAGCTACTGCTGCTTCACTCGTGGCATTGGAGTTGCAACGGCTTCCTAGGTGCATTTGA
- the LOC122319306 gene encoding vesicle-associated protein 2-2-like isoform X1: MATELLEIQPQVLKFTFEVKKQSSCSIQLGNNSNQYVAFKVKTTSPKKYCVRPNTGIIKPKATYDFTVTMQAQRVAPPDMQCKDKFLIQSTVVPFGTTEEDLTSDTFSKDGSKYIEEKKLRVILISPPPSPVLLPCNGALKQDPSSETLVQRLLSGVENIPPPRKVAEDAKLIETAEELDELRAAECVDSRPSDDVEGLKSVKNVVELNITKDFEDMKSKLNTMDSKLREAELTITKLTEERNMTTVEKDTLKDELMSELKQIAMVLGSSYNSFIQRLMNGKEMLRKNNVRRIQMGFPLFYVCMVALISVAVGYLIHP; the protein is encoded by the exons ATGGCTACGGAGCTTTTGGAGATCCAGCCCCAAGTACTCAAATTTACTT ttgaGGTGAAGAAACAAAGTTCGTGCTCAATTCAACTTGGGAATAACTCCAATCAGTATGTTGCTTTCAAG GTAAAAACTACTTCTCCAAAGAAGTATTGTGTGCGACCGAATACTGGTATTATTAAGCCCAAAGCAACATATGATTTCACAG TTACTATGCAAGCTCAGCGTGTTGCTCCACCTGATATGCAATGCAAAGACAAGTTCCTGATTCAAAGTACAGTTGTCCCCTTTGGGACAACTGAAGAGGATCTTACCTCTGACACG TTTTCAAAAGATGGTAGCAAATATATTGAGGAGAAGAAACTAAGGGTGATCCTGATTAGTCCACCTCCTTCTCCAGTACTTTTACCATGTAATGGAGCCTTGAAGCAAGATCCATCTAGTGAAACTCTGGTGCAAAGACTGCTTAGTGGAGTTGAAAACATTCCTCCGCCTCGAAag GTTGCTGAGGATGCCAAGTTGATTGAAACTGCTGAGGAATTGGATGAGTTAAGAGCAGCCGAATGTGTGGACTCAAGACCTTCGGACGATGTGGAGGGGTTGAAATCAGTGAAGAATGTTGTTGAGTTGAATATCACCAAGGATTTTGAGGATATGAAATCAAAGCTTAATACTATGGATTCAAAACTCAGAGAG GCTGAACTTACAATTACAAAGCTGACAGAAGAGAGGAATATGACAACTGTAGAGAAGGATACACTTAAGGATGAATTG ATGAGTGAATTGAAACAAATAGCCATGGTCCTAGGTTCAAGTTACAACTCTTTCATACAGAGATTAATGAATGGAAAG GAAATGTTGAGGAAGAACAATGTGAGAAGAATTCAGATGGGCTTCCCCTTATTTTATGTGTGTATGGTTGCTCTTATCAGTGTGGCAGTCGGATACCTTATTCATCCATAA